A region of the Pectinophora gossypiella unplaced genomic scaffold, ilPecGoss1.1 Pgos_143, whole genome shotgun sequence genome:
ATAATCAATGCGGTTAGATATTCTGTCCTTCATGGCTCGCAGTCGGGGGCAGTTGACAGAAGTAGCTCTGTGCTGTGTGTTCTGGGTGGCTTTGAATTTGTTGTTATGTGTCGAGCAATTGACACACTTGGGAGCACCTCGTTTTTCTCTAATGGGGCAGCCCTCCACCTGATGGGTGGGGTCCGCGCAATAGGCGCACGGGGAAGAGTCAGCAGAGCAATTCGCACGGGTGTGACCGAATTGTAGACATTTAAAACACTGCCGGAAGGGCGAAAAGTCTTCAGCGTGGGTGCGCTGGTGATCTATTCTGACCTTCCCCATGTCCATAATCTGACGCCACACTCTAGGATGAGCTACAAAAACAGCGTTGTACAAGGCAGAGTTGCGATTCTTTCGCTTAAATCTGAGTTTTAGGTCATCGGCCTCCCTAATAAGACCCTGTAACTCCTCATTTTGGCCCTTAACAATATCCACCAGATGGTCCTCCGGGATATCGCCGGGGATGCCCTTGAAAATAACCATGGGTCGAAGAGTATGTGCCGGTTCCGCGCTTACCTCTTTAGATCCCTGGAGACGTTCGAGGGCGTCGTCGCGTTCTTGTACGTTCTGGAACTCCACTCGTAACTTGTTGTTGGAGACTGGTTGAATCTTCAGCGGAGCATACTTGGTCCTCTTGAAGTCGGCTCCTCGTCGCAGCGACTCGAGGACCTCCTGTCTGGACTTGATAGGAACCGTCGATGCAACGATGATTGCGGGTCTCGTGATGGGTCTTGGGGGGGTGGGGATGGGCGCGTTAGAGTCCGCGTTGGTCCATGCAGGTCGCGCGTGTTTAGCCATGCCCCCGGCAATCTCACTGTAGGATGGGCGAGCACCAGGTGATGATGGTTGACTTTTAGTGAGTGTTTTGGTGATCTTCCTCACTTCCTCTCGCACACAAGCAGCGATTTCCTTTTTGAAGTCATCTCGTGCTGTAGGAGTCATAAGTTCCGGTGTGATGGGATTGCCGCCAGCAGCTGAGGTTTTGGTGCTGGCCCTGATGAGAGTTGGAAGGATCCTGGTAGCTCCCCTTATGTCTTCGGCCGTCTTGGTGATAAGCCGCTTATTAGTCGCAGTGACGCTCTTGCCCTCATTGACTGCTTTGATGATGCGAGCAGTCAAATTCTCCAGGGTGGCCAGGTATGAATCCACATCCTGAATGCCGAATATGTCCTCGATCTGAGTGGCCGGCCCCCTACCCGTAGATGTAGTCGGGAGGGGTGCGGGGGTTGAGTTGTCCGAAAGAGCGTCTAGAAAAGCTGCCTCTGACGCTTCGGGTCTAGTTTGGCTTCGCTCCTCCATCTTGGTATTGTCGTTGGTCTGCGACATCGATGTCCCCAGCTTGTAGGTGTTTGTTGCACCGATCACTAAAGTCACCAAGGTTGCACCAATCACCTAAGACACTGAGGTTGCACTGGTCACCTAAGTCACTGAGATTGCACAAGTCGCCGCGGCCGGCAGGACTCGGCaggaccggccggcaggactcggcaggaccggccggcaggactcggcaggaccggccggcaggactcggcaggaccggccggcaggactcggcaggaccggccggcaggactcggcaggaccggccggcaggactcggcaggaccggccggcaggactcggcaggaccggccggcaggactggccggcaggactcggcagagccggccggcaggaccggccggcaggactcggcagggccggccggcaggactggccggcaggactcggcagggccggccggcaggaccgGTTGGCAGGAGTCGGCAGGGGCGGCCGGCAGGGGCGGCCGGCAGGGGCGGCCGGCAGGGGCGGCCGGCAGGATCTGCCGGCAGGGGCGGCCGGCAGGATCTGCCGGCAGGGGCGGCAGGACccggcaggaccagccggcaggggtcggccggggtggcaggaccagccggcaggggtcggccggggtggcaggaccagccggcaggaccagccggcaggggtcggccggggtggcaggaccagccggcaggggtcggccggggtggcaggaccagccggcaggggtcggcagggacggcaggaccggccggcaggggtcggcagggacggcaggaccggccggcaggggtcggcaggGACGGCAGGACCGGCCGGCAGGGGTGGCAGGACGCGGCAGGGCCGGCAGGATATCTCGCACTGTACACTAGTGATCTCTCCGGCGGTCGGGAACCGACtgatggttaggttaggttaggttaggttaggttaggttaggttaggttaggttaggttaggttaggttaggttaggttaggttaggttaggttaggttaggttaggttaggttaggttaggttaggttaggttaggttaggttaggttaggttaggttaggttaggttaggttaggttaggttaggttaggttaggttaggttaggttaggttaggttaggttaggttaggttaggttaggttaggttaggttaggttaggttaggttaggttaggttaggttaggttaggttaggttaggttaggttaggttaggttaggttaggttaggttaggttaggttaggttaggttaggttaggttaggttaggttaggttaggttaggttaggttaggttaggttaggttaggttaggttaggttaggttaggttaggttaggttaggttaggttaggttaggttaggttaggttaggttaggttaggttaggttaggttaggttaggttaggttaggttaggttaggttaggttaggttaggttaggttaggttaggttaggttaggttaggttaggttaggttaggttaggttaggttaggttaggttaggttaggttaggttaggttaggttaggttaggttaggttaggttaggttaggttaggttaggttaggttaggttaggttaggttaggttaggttaggttaggttaggttaggttaggttaggttaggttaggttaggttaggttaggttaggttaggttaggttaggttaggttaggttaggttaggttaggttaggttaggttaggttaggttaggttaggttaggttaggttaggttaggttaggttaggttaggttaggttaggttaggttaggttaggttaggttaggttaggttaggttaggttaggttaggttaggttaggttaggttaggttaggttaggttaggttaggttaggttaggttaggttaggttaggttaggttaggttaggttaggttaggttaggttaggttaggttaggttaggttaggttaggttaggttaggttaggttaggttaggttaggttaggttaggttaggttaggttaggttaggttaggttaggttaggttaggttaggttaggttaggttaggttaggttaggttaggttaggttaggttaggttaggttaggttaggttaggttaggttaggttaggttaggttaggttaggttaggttaggttaggttaggttaggttaggttaggttaggttaggttaggttaggttaggttaggttaggttaggttaggttaggttaggttaggttaggttaggttaggttaggttaggttaggttaggttaggttaggttaggttaggttaggttaggttaggttaggttaggttaggttaggttaggttaggttaggttaggttaggttaggttaggttaggttaggttaggttaggttaggttaggttaggttaggttaggttaggttaggttaggttaggttaggttaggt
Encoded here:
- the LOC126380856 gene encoding uncharacterized protein LOC126380856; amino-acid sequence: MEERSQTRPEASEAAFLDALSDNSTPAPLPTTSTGRGPATQIEDIFGIQDVDSYLATLENLTARIIKAVNEGKSVTATNKRLITKTAEDIRGATRILPTLIRASTKTSAAGGNPITPELMTPTARDDFKKEIAACVREEVRKITKTLTKSQPSSPGARPSYSEIAGGMAKHARPAWTNADSNAPIPTPPRPITRPAIIVASTVPIKSRQEVLESLRRGADFKRTKYAPLKIQPVSNNKLRVEFQNVQERDDALERLQGSKEVSAEPAHTLRPMVIFKGIPGDIPEDHLVDIVKGQNEELQGLIREADDLKLRFKRKNRNSALYNAVFVAHPRVWRQIMDMGKVRIDHQRTHAEDFSPFRQCFKCLQFGHTRANCSADSSPCAYCADPTHQVEGCPIREKRGAPKCVNCSTHNNKFKATQNTQHRATSVNCPRLRAMKDRISNRIDYGSE